One genomic region from Leifsonia poae encodes:
- a CDS encoding LysE/ArgO family amino acid transporter, with protein MLTTLLTGLGAGASLIVAIGAQNAYVLRQGLRREHVLPIVLICIASDAVLILAGVAGIGAVIRAAPVALEVARWAGFAFLLFYALFAARRALRPEHLRAAAGAGATSLLTAVGTVAALTWLNPHVYLDTVLLLGSLSASHGDPGRWVFGAGAVIASILWFSLLGFGARYLAPVFARPAAWRILDGAIAVLMIVLAVLLVV; from the coding sequence GTGTTGACGACCCTGCTCACGGGGCTGGGCGCCGGCGCCTCCCTCATCGTGGCCATCGGCGCGCAGAACGCGTACGTGCTCCGTCAGGGGTTGCGACGCGAGCATGTGCTGCCGATCGTGCTGATCTGCATCGCGAGCGATGCCGTGCTGATCCTCGCCGGTGTCGCCGGCATCGGCGCCGTCATCAGAGCGGCGCCCGTCGCCCTCGAAGTGGCCCGCTGGGCCGGCTTCGCGTTCCTCCTCTTCTATGCCCTGTTCGCCGCGCGGCGGGCGCTGCGCCCGGAGCACCTCCGGGCGGCCGCTGGAGCCGGCGCGACGTCGCTGCTCACGGCGGTCGGCACCGTCGCGGCACTCACCTGGTTGAACCCCCACGTGTATCTCGACACCGTGCTGCTGCTCGGTTCGCTCTCGGCCTCCCACGGCGACCCGGGACGCTGGGTGTTCGGCGCGGGCGCGGTGATCGCCAGCATCCTCTGGTTCAGTCTGCTCGGGTTCGGTGCCCGCTACCTCGCACCGGTGTTCGCCCGCCCGGCGGCCTGGCGCATCCTGGATGGTGCGATCGCCGTGCTCATGATCGTTCTCGCTGTGCTGCTCGTCGTCTGA
- a CDS encoding toxin — protein sequence MRVHPSALKHGVDAEDAIQAATWATWIEDLDDNSPAGQLRLGFDTRGRLPETVVLVFDSGHELVNRRAIDMTLSPLSRAV from the coding sequence GTGAGAGTCCACCCCTCGGCGCTCAAGCACGGTGTCGATGCCGAGGACGCGATCCAGGCTGCGACCTGGGCGACCTGGATCGAGGACCTCGATGACAACAGCCCAGCCGGGCAGCTTCGGCTCGGGTTCGACACCCGCGGCCGATTGCCGGAGACGGTCGTGTTGGTCTTCGACAGCGGACACGAACTCGTGAACCGCCGCGCGATCGACATGACGCTCTCGCCGTTGTCGCGTGCCGTTTGA
- a CDS encoding putative immunity protein: MGSPQALSETDRRVVASWAADCAERVLPLFEAGAPDDDRARDGIERARAFGRGELDAAGEIRRRFVAGRAAHSATAPAAVAAARAAGQASGVAHMGAHALGAAAYAAKAAALAAPGQETARADEVRWQLEHLTPAVRTALARLPLLGEDAAGPLGSGLLASGVLATTIREIQAELALARNR; encoded by the coding sequence ATGGGATCTCCGCAGGCGCTCAGTGAAACCGATCGTCGTGTCGTCGCGTCGTGGGCGGCGGACTGTGCCGAGCGGGTGCTTCCCCTGTTCGAGGCCGGCGCGCCGGACGACGACCGTGCGCGGGACGGCATCGAGCGTGCGAGGGCGTTCGGGCGTGGCGAGCTCGACGCGGCGGGGGAGATCCGCCGGCGATTCGTCGCGGGCCGTGCGGCGCACTCGGCGACGGCGCCCGCCGCGGTGGCGGCCGCGCGAGCGGCCGGTCAAGCCTCCGGGGTCGCGCATATGGGCGCGCATGCACTGGGGGCGGCCGCATATGCGGCAAAAGCCGCCGCGTTGGCAGCACCTGGACAGGAGACCGCCCGCGCAGACGAGGTCCGCTGGCAGCTGGAGCATTTGACGCCCGCTGTGCGCACGGCCCTGGCGCGCTTGCCCCTGCTGGGGGAGGATGCCGCCGGGCCGCTGGGGTCGGGGCTGCTCGCTTCGGGCGTGCTCGCCACGACGATCCGCGAGATCCAGGCCGAGCTGGCCCTCGCACGGAACCGGTAG
- a CDS encoding GNAT family N-acetyltransferase → MAIVVPTLSEGRVGLRPIRLRDARPLEHSLLDNRSWLRQWEATSPYAPMSFDTRSSIRSLLTNARAGHGLPFIVEYDGELAGQLNVSSITYGSLSSATIGYWVSEKFAGRNITPTAVALATDYCFYQLGLHRIEICIRPENGPSLRVVEKLGFRYEGLRRRYIHINGDWRDHFCFGLVSEELTQGVLRRWLDGQAPADAAMVTAEDKAAAANPIPIARDR, encoded by the coding sequence GTGGCGATCGTCGTTCCGACTTTGAGCGAGGGCAGGGTGGGGTTGCGTCCCATCCGGCTGAGGGATGCACGCCCCCTCGAACATTCGCTGCTCGACAATCGCAGCTGGCTGCGGCAGTGGGAGGCCACGAGCCCCTATGCGCCGATGTCGTTCGACACCCGGTCGAGCATCCGGTCGCTGCTGACGAACGCGCGTGCCGGTCACGGTCTGCCATTCATCGTCGAGTACGACGGCGAGCTGGCCGGTCAGCTGAACGTCTCGTCGATCACCTACGGCTCGTTGTCGTCGGCGACCATCGGCTATTGGGTTTCCGAGAAGTTCGCCGGGCGCAACATCACACCGACGGCGGTGGCGTTGGCGACCGACTATTGCTTCTACCAGCTGGGTCTGCACCGCATCGAGATCTGCATCCGCCCCGAGAACGGCCCGAGCCTGCGGGTGGTCGAGAAACTGGGCTTCCGTTATGAGGGTCTGCGTCGCCGCTACATCCACATCAACGGCGACTGGCGCGACCACTTCTGTTTCGGTCTGGTCTCGGAGGAGCTGACCCAGGGGGTGCTGCGTCGCTGGCTCGACGGGCAGGCACCGGCCGATGCGGCCATGGTCACCGCGGAGGACAAAGCCGCCGCAGCCAACCCCATCCCGATCGCGAGAGATCGCTGA
- the mscL gene encoding large conductance mechanosensitive channel protein MscL, which yields MIKGFKEFILRGNVIDLAVAVVIGAAFTAVVNAIVNGVFNPLISAIFQADSLDTSLVVTIGKAQITFGAVLGAVIQFLIVAVVVYFVFVYPINIAKERAQRLRDKGVVEPDAPVTDIDLLTEIRDLLRSQQEPPVASGKHAE from the coding sequence ATGATCAAGGGATTCAAGGAGTTCATCCTCCGAGGCAACGTCATCGACCTCGCTGTCGCGGTTGTCATCGGCGCCGCGTTCACCGCCGTCGTCAACGCGATCGTCAACGGGGTCTTCAACCCGCTGATCAGCGCGATCTTCCAGGCTGACAGCCTGGACACGTCACTGGTCGTCACGATCGGCAAAGCGCAGATCACCTTCGGTGCCGTTCTCGGAGCGGTGATCCAGTTCCTCATCGTCGCCGTGGTGGTCTACTTCGTGTTCGTCTACCCGATCAACATCGCCAAGGAGCGTGCCCAGCGGCTGCGCGACAAGGGCGTCGTCGAACCGGATGCCCCGGTCACCGACATCGATCTCCTCACCGAGATCCGCGACCTGCTCCGCAGCCAGCAGGAGCCTCCCGTCGCCTCCGGCAAGCACGCCGAATAG
- a CDS encoding 5-formyltetrahydrofolate cyclo-ligase — translation MDSDTAAHRKRALRAELRERRQNLTAPERATATAGLTRNLVDLATDLSARSLSCYLSTPTEPDTRPFLNWAHEHGLRVLLPISREDGLLDWTTGDGESETEGLFGFPEAVGDLLGPIAINDVDLIIVPAAAVDSTGMRMGWGRGYFDKTLGSMEKCPPVYAVLFDGELVDEVPRERHDQPVDGAVTPTRIVQFT, via the coding sequence ATGGATTCGGACACTGCCGCCCATCGCAAGCGCGCTCTGCGCGCCGAACTCCGCGAACGACGACAGAACCTCACCGCCCCCGAGCGGGCGACCGCGACAGCGGGGCTGACCCGCAACCTCGTCGACCTCGCCACCGACCTTTCCGCGCGCTCCCTCTCGTGCTACCTGTCGACGCCGACCGAGCCCGACACCCGCCCCTTCCTCAACTGGGCGCACGAACATGGCCTGCGCGTGCTGCTCCCCATCTCCCGCGAAGACGGCCTGCTGGACTGGACCACCGGCGACGGCGAAAGCGAGACGGAAGGCCTGTTCGGCTTCCCGGAGGCGGTCGGCGACCTGCTCGGACCGATCGCCATCAACGACGTCGACCTCATCATCGTGCCCGCCGCAGCGGTCGACAGCACCGGAATGCGGATGGGTTGGGGGCGCGGCTATTTCGACAAGACCCTCGGCAGCATGGAAAAATGTCCCCCGGTGTACGCCGTTCTGTTCGACGGCGAACTCGTGGACGAGGTGCCGCGCGAGCGGCACGATCAACCGGTGGATGGCGCGGTCACCCCGACCAGGATCGTCCAGTTCACGTGA
- a CDS encoding AAA family ATPase, whose translation MTSDIPDDDALNPQNTTSPHALSLGDPGLVAGNIADPVWRRWRDEIAGLGGASPLLHFEDSPRSRIELSSTHPGGLPQFITGQSTLLSSLIRDELALRTARAAATAITAKGIELRSVRGIESVHLAIGLAQWRHGGEEFTAPILLRPLAIRRYGRDFELKLKGKPFLNPELARALAEQFKITLDADAFVALALTNGVFKPQPVIDRLRGLTSHLAWFNVQPRLVASSFADVAAAMRAEADDLDTVVLDALAGNPSARRSVESAFNPVAAARQDDRPPATDSLLLDADEEQENVVAQIAAGNSVVVKTLPGTGGTQTIVNAIGALVSQHKRVLVVSPRRSSLDDITHRLTQVGLPGLAVTPRTLRRDVIQSIGRNEKAAQPRVTDVDDALVRLRKVLLDYRAALTRRDPVLGVSVLEALGELSRLSLLPTPPATTARLDREAIQLLARDRTAAAEALIRSARLGEFRYGPNDSPWYGASFATTAEGNAAHDLAKKLNRAELPRLIERAKTLIGQTKMRPFESIAELGVYLRLLLDVRETLDKFQPAVYDRSLAELIAATSTRRESPTMSGANRRRLRKLALEYVRPGVHVTDLNESLRRIQQQRILWQRFAAAGVVPEVPVGIADVQVAYQRVAEDLARLDIPLRRTGAANSLSMLPVDELTRQIAGLAAESEVLANLQERTALLASLRERKLDPLLADLSQRHVPETQVSAELELAWWQSVLETLLASDRALLSANTGVLDRLEADFRLVDEAHASATGQQLAWMLAETWKIGIVDWPDEAAALKRLLKSDQPTAETLNAAAPHLARPLAPVWLVSPYEVPAISTDLVFDAVFLVDAGASSLAENVSVIRRARQIVAFGDPVTQTPSAFDIGVHEYSKIIDSGDVDAAHADSALAQLSELLPVYTLTRSYRAGGEDLADLVNRRFYGGKIDSLPWAGTYLGHGSLTLNYVTGGQGMPDSDTGAVESTDAEVSKVVELVLEHAAARPRESLMVITASERHAVRVNQAVLAAFAKRTELADFILKDRAEPFTVVTLEQSVAQSRDRVIFSIGYGRTPHGRLLSNFGALAEPGGERLLAVGMTRARRSMDIVSCFKPDDIDDSRMRHGIAALAQVLAEADQIQASVPQYLSLDAEPMLLDLAKRLVRRGLDVQLGYRGKLALVASHAGRAVAVETDDDVNQGSLRESLRLRPDVLRRLGWHYLRVHSFELFADPDAVAARIARLIGAAAENTETAPITLPVIPAAS comes from the coding sequence ATGACGTCGGACATTCCGGACGACGACGCCCTGAACCCCCAGAACACGACGTCACCGCACGCTCTGAGTCTGGGGGATCCCGGGCTTGTCGCAGGCAACATCGCCGACCCCGTTTGGCGGCGATGGCGCGACGAGATCGCAGGGCTCGGTGGCGCATCCCCCCTGCTGCACTTCGAAGACAGCCCCCGCTCCCGCATCGAGCTGAGCTCGACGCATCCGGGCGGTCTGCCCCAGTTCATCACCGGGCAGAGCACTCTGCTCTCCAGCCTGATCCGCGACGAGTTGGCGCTCCGAACCGCGCGCGCCGCCGCCACCGCCATCACGGCGAAAGGCATCGAGTTGCGTTCGGTGCGCGGCATCGAATCAGTGCACCTGGCCATCGGCCTCGCGCAGTGGCGGCACGGCGGCGAGGAGTTCACCGCCCCCATCCTGTTGCGCCCGCTGGCGATCCGCCGCTACGGCCGCGACTTCGAGCTGAAGCTCAAAGGCAAACCGTTCCTCAACCCCGAGCTAGCGCGGGCGTTGGCCGAGCAGTTCAAGATCACCCTCGATGCGGACGCGTTCGTTGCGCTCGCGCTCACCAACGGTGTCTTCAAACCGCAGCCTGTGATCGACCGCCTGCGAGGCCTCACCTCGCACCTCGCCTGGTTCAACGTGCAGCCGCGACTGGTCGCGTCGTCGTTCGCCGATGTGGCCGCGGCCATGCGCGCTGAAGCGGACGACCTCGACACCGTGGTGCTGGATGCGTTGGCAGGCAACCCCTCCGCCCGCCGCAGCGTCGAGAGCGCCTTCAACCCGGTCGCCGCCGCGCGTCAGGACGACCGGCCTCCCGCCACGGACAGCCTGCTGCTCGACGCGGACGAGGAGCAGGAGAACGTGGTCGCCCAGATCGCTGCCGGCAACTCGGTGGTCGTCAAAACCCTGCCCGGCACCGGCGGAACCCAGACCATCGTCAACGCCATCGGCGCGCTCGTCTCGCAGCACAAGCGTGTGCTCGTGGTCAGCCCGCGCCGTTCCAGCCTCGACGACATCACCCATCGGCTCACCCAGGTGGGTCTGCCCGGTCTCGCGGTGACGCCGCGCACCCTGCGCCGCGACGTCATCCAATCGATCGGGCGCAACGAGAAGGCCGCCCAGCCACGCGTCACCGACGTCGATGACGCGCTCGTACGGCTGCGCAAGGTCCTCCTCGACTATCGAGCCGCCCTGACCCGCCGCGACCCTGTGCTGGGCGTCTCCGTGCTGGAAGCGCTCGGCGAGCTCTCCCGGCTCTCCCTGCTGCCGACCCCGCCGGCCACGACCGCCCGACTCGACCGCGAGGCCATCCAGCTGCTCGCCCGTGACCGCACCGCCGCAGCCGAAGCGCTCATCCGCTCGGCCCGCCTCGGCGAGTTCCGGTACGGCCCGAACGATTCGCCCTGGTACGGCGCCTCCTTCGCCACCACGGCGGAAGGCAACGCAGCCCACGACCTGGCCAAGAAACTCAACCGCGCCGAACTGCCCCGGTTGATCGAGCGGGCGAAGACCCTCATCGGCCAGACGAAGATGCGGCCGTTCGAATCCATCGCCGAGCTTGGCGTCTACCTGCGGCTGCTGCTCGACGTGCGGGAGACCCTCGACAAGTTCCAGCCGGCGGTCTACGACCGCTCGCTGGCCGAACTCATCGCGGCCACCTCCACCCGTCGCGAGTCTCCGACCATGTCCGGCGCCAACCGCCGACGCCTGCGCAAGCTCGCGCTCGAATACGTTCGCCCCGGCGTGCACGTCACCGACCTCAATGAGAGCCTGCGGCGCATCCAGCAGCAGCGCATCCTCTGGCAGCGGTTCGCGGCCGCGGGCGTGGTGCCCGAGGTGCCCGTCGGCATCGCCGATGTGCAGGTGGCCTACCAGCGGGTGGCCGAAGATCTCGCGCGCCTCGACATCCCGCTGCGGCGCACCGGGGCGGCCAACTCGCTCTCGATGCTCCCGGTCGACGAACTGACCCGGCAGATCGCGGGGCTCGCCGCGGAGTCTGAGGTGCTCGCCAACCTGCAGGAGCGCACCGCCCTGCTCGCCTCACTGCGTGAGCGCAAACTCGACCCGCTGCTCGCCGATCTCTCGCAGCGTCACGTGCCCGAGACCCAGGTGAGCGCTGAACTCGAACTCGCCTGGTGGCAGTCGGTGCTGGAGACCCTCCTGGCTTCCGACCGCGCCCTGCTCAGCGCCAACACGGGGGTGCTCGACCGGCTCGAAGCCGACTTCCGACTCGTGGACGAGGCGCACGCCTCCGCGACCGGTCAGCAGCTGGCCTGGATGCTGGCCGAGACCTGGAAGATCGGCATCGTCGACTGGCCAGACGAGGCCGCCGCGCTCAAACGACTGCTCAAGAGCGACCAGCCCACCGCTGAGACCCTCAACGCCGCCGCACCGCACCTGGCCCGCCCGCTCGCCCCCGTCTGGCTCGTCTCACCGTATGAGGTTCCGGCGATCAGCACCGATCTCGTGTTCGACGCGGTCTTCCTCGTCGACGCCGGTGCCTCCAGCCTCGCCGAGAACGTGTCGGTCATCCGCCGCGCCCGCCAGATCGTCGCGTTCGGCGACCCGGTCACGCAGACCCCGTCGGCGTTCGACATCGGCGTGCATGAATACAGCAAGATCATCGACAGCGGCGACGTGGATGCGGCCCATGCCGACTCCGCGCTCGCCCAGCTCTCGGAACTGCTCCCCGTGTACACGCTCACCCGCAGCTACCGGGCCGGCGGAGAAGATCTCGCCGACCTCGTCAACCGTCGGTTCTACGGCGGCAAGATCGATTCCCTGCCCTGGGCGGGAACCTACCTCGGACACGGCAGCCTCACTCTCAACTACGTCACCGGCGGTCAGGGGATGCCCGACTCCGACACCGGCGCTGTGGAGAGCACGGATGCCGAGGTCTCCAAGGTCGTCGAACTCGTGCTGGAACACGCCGCGGCTCGGCCCCGCGAATCCCTCATGGTCATCACCGCGAGCGAACGCCACGCGGTGCGCGTCAACCAGGCCGTTCTCGCCGCGTTCGCCAAACGAACCGAGCTCGCCGACTTCATCCTGAAAGACCGCGCTGAGCCGTTCACAGTGGTCACCCTGGAACAGTCCGTCGCCCAGAGCCGCGACCGTGTCATCTTCTCGATCGGTTACGGCCGCACCCCGCACGGCCGCCTGCTCTCGAACTTCGGCGCCCTCGCAGAACCGGGGGGCGAACGCCTCCTCGCCGTCGGTATGACCCGCGCGCGCCGCTCCATGGACATTGTCTCCTGCTTCAAACCCGACGACATCGACGACTCCCGGATGCGGCACGGTATCGCCGCTCTCGCTCAGGTGCTCGCCGAAGCCGACCAGATCCAGGCCTCCGTTCCCCAATACCTCAGCCTCGACGCCGAACCCATGCTGCTCGACCTCGCCAAGCGTCTCGTGCGCCGCGGCCTCGACGTGCAGCTCGGGTACCGCGGCAAGCTCGCCCTCGTCGCCTCCCACGCCGGCCGTGCGGTGGCCGTGGAGACCGACGATGACGTGAATCAGGGGAGCCTGCGCGAGTCGCTGCGCCTGCGGCCGGATGTGCTCCGCCGCCTCGGCTGGCACTACCTGCGCGTGCACAGCTTCGAACTCTTCGCCGACCCGGACGCGGTGGCCGCTCGCATCGCCCGCCTCATCGGCGCCGCCGCGGAGAACACCGAGACGGCCCCGATCACGCTGCCCGTCATCCCCGCCGCTTCCTGA
- a CDS encoding ribbon-helix-helix domain-containing protein: protein MSERETINGTPVTEEQIAAWAVEAEAGYDVATLKKRGRGRPGRGAEPSQVIALRLTADEISALDARAEREGTSRSEVIREALASA from the coding sequence ATGAGTGAGCGCGAGACGATCAACGGCACGCCTGTCACCGAGGAGCAGATCGCAGCCTGGGCAGTCGAAGCGGAGGCTGGCTACGACGTGGCGACGTTGAAGAAGCGGGGTCGCGGGCGTCCTGGCCGTGGTGCTGAGCCGTCGCAGGTCATCGCGTTGCGTCTCACGGCGGACGAGATCAGTGCTCTTGATGCGCGGGCGGAGCGCGAAGGCACGTCCCGCTCCGAGGTAATTCGCGAGGCACTGGCCTCGGCGTGA
- a CDS encoding FmdB family zinc ribbon protein has protein sequence MPTYSYSCRDCGTAFDTQQAFTDDALTVCPTCGGSLRKVFGAVGVTFNGSGFYRTDSRGTKSSSTAPSGGSGSGSSGSGSSSSGGSSSGSGSSGSGSSGSGSSGSSGSSASGSSSPSTTSSSPS, from the coding sequence ATGCCCACCTATTCCTACTCGTGCCGCGACTGCGGAACGGCCTTCGACACCCAGCAGGCATTCACGGATGACGCCCTCACCGTGTGCCCGACCTGCGGCGGCTCGCTCCGCAAGGTGTTCGGCGCCGTCGGGGTGACGTTCAACGGCTCCGGCTTCTACCGCACCGACTCGCGGGGAACCAAGTCCAGCTCGACCGCGCCGTCCGGCGGGTCGGGGTCCGGGTCGTCCGGTTCCGGTTCCAGTTCGTCGGGCGGCAGCTCGTCGGGCTCCGGCTCATCGGGCTCCGGCTCATCGGGCTCCGGCTCATCTGGCTCGAGCGGATCGTCCGCATCCGGTTCGTCTTCACCCAGCACCACCTCGTCAAGCCCGTCCTGA
- a CDS encoding LysR family transcriptional regulator ArgP, whose protein sequence is MMDIAGEPLRTLAAVIDRGSFERAAEALRITPSAVSQRMKALEQQAGRVLVLRTKPIEPTEAGRILLRLARQVALLESEAATELGGSAAGRTTIPLVINADSLATWALPALATLPEVSFEITLDDQDHTLDRLRDGTAMAAVTSDPEPVPGCVVSRLGSMRYLPSASPAFRERWLPQGPTAEALARAPMLVFDRKDALQERYLTARGVAAHPPRHVVPASTEFVRAAELGLGWGMLPDLQATPLIADGRLIVLEERAVLDVPLYWQQWSVASSTLAAVSAAIAEAARSTLHQRV, encoded by the coding sequence ATGATGGACATCGCCGGCGAACCGCTTCGCACCCTGGCGGCCGTGATCGACCGTGGCAGCTTCGAACGTGCCGCGGAGGCGCTCCGCATCACACCGTCTGCGGTGAGCCAGCGGATGAAAGCGCTGGAGCAGCAGGCCGGGCGGGTGCTGGTGCTGCGCACGAAGCCGATCGAACCGACGGAGGCGGGCCGCATCCTGCTCCGCCTCGCCCGGCAGGTCGCTCTTCTCGAGTCGGAGGCGGCGACGGAACTGGGCGGCAGCGCGGCGGGCCGAACGACGATCCCGCTGGTGATCAACGCGGACTCGCTGGCCACGTGGGCGCTCCCTGCGTTGGCGACGCTGCCCGAGGTGAGCTTCGAGATCACGCTCGACGACCAGGACCACACGCTCGACCGGCTCCGCGACGGCACGGCGATGGCGGCCGTCACCTCCGATCCCGAGCCGGTGCCCGGATGCGTCGTGAGCCGCCTGGGATCGATGCGGTACCTGCCTTCCGCCAGCCCGGCCTTCCGGGAGCGCTGGCTGCCGCAGGGGCCGACCGCGGAGGCACTCGCACGGGCGCCGATGCTCGTCTTCGACCGGAAGGATGCGCTGCAGGAGCGCTACCTCACCGCGCGTGGGGTCGCCGCGCATCCGCCTCGCCACGTCGTGCCCGCCTCGACGGAGTTCGTGCGCGCCGCCGAGCTCGGACTCGGGTGGGGGATGCTTCCCGATCTGCAGGCGACGCCGCTGATCGCCGACGGCCGACTGATCGTGCTCGAAGAGAGAGCCGTGCTCGACGTTCCTCTGTATTGGCAGCAATGGTCGGTCGCGTCGTCCACGCTGGCGGCGGTGTCGGCCGCCATCGCCGAAGCCGCGCGCAGCACCCTGCACCAGCGCGTCTGA
- the galU gene encoding UTP--glucose-1-phosphate uridylyltransferase GalU, translated as MAQQVTKAVIPAAGLGTRFLPATKAMPKEMLPVVDKPAIQYVVEEAVDAGLHDVLMVTGRNKNALENHFDRATELEASLAKKGDTDRLEKVNYSTDLADMHYVRQGDPKGLGHAVLRARMHVGDQPFAVLLGDDIIDARDPLLSRMLEVQAQRNATVVALLEVDPDSIHLYGAAAVESTDEEDVVRITGLVEKPDRESAPSNLAIIGRYVLRPEVFDVLERTEPGKGGEIQLTDALQTLAADEELAGGVYGVVFRGRRYDTGDRLDYIKAIVQLAVDRADLGPDLRPWLREFASGLEDTPAAHEIVEEMTATPSDSLAAGEN; from the coding sequence ATGGCTCAGCAAGTAACGAAGGCAGTCATCCCCGCGGCCGGACTGGGAACTCGCTTCCTGCCGGCCACCAAGGCGATGCCGAAAGAGATGCTCCCGGTCGTCGACAAGCCCGCCATCCAGTACGTGGTGGAAGAGGCGGTGGATGCGGGCCTGCACGACGTTCTGATGGTGACGGGCCGCAACAAGAACGCGCTGGAGAACCATTTCGACAGGGCCACCGAGCTGGAGGCCTCCCTGGCGAAGAAGGGTGACACCGACCGGCTCGAGAAGGTGAACTACTCCACCGACCTCGCCGATATGCACTATGTGCGGCAGGGCGACCCGAAGGGTCTCGGCCACGCCGTGCTGCGTGCCCGCATGCACGTCGGCGACCAGCCGTTCGCCGTGCTGCTCGGCGACGACATCATCGACGCCCGCGACCCACTGCTCAGCCGCATGCTCGAGGTGCAGGCGCAGAGGAACGCCACGGTTGTCGCCCTGCTGGAGGTCGACCCCGACTCGATCCACCTATACGGTGCCGCCGCGGTGGAGTCCACCGATGAAGAAGACGTGGTGCGCATCACCGGTCTCGTCGAGAAGCCGGACCGTGAGAGCGCGCCCTCCAACCTGGCCATCATCGGCCGATACGTTCTGCGTCCCGAGGTGTTCGACGTTCTGGAGCGCACCGAGCCCGGCAAGGGCGGCGAGATCCAGCTGACGGATGCGCTGCAGACTCTCGCCGCCGACGAAGAGCTCGCAGGCGGCGTGTACGGCGTCGTGTTCCGCGGCCGCCGCTACGACACCGGCGACCGGCTCGACTACATCAAAGCCATCGTGCAGCTCGCGGTGGATCGTGCCGACCTCGGGCCCGACCTGCGGCCCTGGCTCCGTGAGTTCGCCTCCGGACTCGAGGACACGCCCGCGGCGCACGAGATCGTCGAAGAGATGACGGCCACGCCGTCCGATTCGCTCGCCGCGGGCGAGAATTAG
- a CDS encoding ABC transporter permease, whose protein sequence is MVGSDRGRDTVDASRPTKNAYRRWYATLHPSLQLIGLQLWLPLFFIVMFCACYVAAFHAPTPHDVPVGVVATTAEAQQRIDTALGGSVKFIDYPTVDAAKQAVIHGAVAGAYDHTTQTIIIASAHQFQAASLVKSLLVPVLTRTEGAPTITDLVPLPPWDSFGMTSMYLMLAWCIGGYMTAMFIGLMGAPLRHRTRMAVIVGLGFVIALVTNILVGPVIGAIHGHFWPLVLMAWGWIVAIGLAVNGLSYFFGRFVALPAMVIFVFLSVPSSGAAYPPWLMPEPFAWLNNVVVGSGITEMLKRTLYGVGPGSSRGLVMMACYAAIGLLLMFVGKPYWQALRVRRVLRGKTTMFSDAQQANREFLARERDHILARHGLESTETGTISSIDLATVSAQDEARRSFEDERDSSSVLFGDDGSFAPPDRDDDPPHTDRREA, encoded by the coding sequence ATGGTCGGTTCCGACAGAGGAAGAGACACCGTCGATGCGAGCCGGCCGACGAAGAACGCATACCGGCGCTGGTATGCGACGCTGCATCCGTCGCTGCAGCTGATCGGCCTGCAGCTCTGGCTCCCCCTCTTCTTCATCGTCATGTTCTGCGCCTGCTACGTCGCGGCCTTCCACGCCCCCACACCCCACGACGTGCCCGTCGGCGTCGTCGCAACCACGGCGGAGGCCCAGCAGCGCATCGACACTGCGCTCGGCGGTTCTGTGAAGTTCATCGACTATCCGACCGTGGACGCGGCGAAACAGGCTGTCATCCACGGCGCCGTGGCCGGAGCGTACGACCACACCACCCAGACGATCATCATCGCGAGCGCACACCAGTTCCAGGCGGCGAGCCTGGTGAAGTCGTTGCTCGTGCCCGTGCTCACCCGAACCGAGGGCGCCCCGACGATCACCGACCTCGTTCCGCTTCCCCCCTGGGATTCGTTCGGAATGACCTCCATGTACCTGATGCTCGCCTGGTGCATCGGCGGCTACATGACCGCGATGTTCATCGGGCTGATGGGCGCACCGCTGCGGCATCGCACCCGGATGGCCGTGATCGTCGGACTCGGGTTCGTGATCGCACTCGTCACCAACATCCTCGTCGGGCCGGTCATCGGCGCGATCCACGGGCACTTCTGGCCGCTGGTGCTCATGGCTTGGGGCTGGATCGTGGCGATCGGCCTCGCCGTCAACGGTCTGAGCTACTTCTTCGGACGGTTCGTGGCGCTGCCGGCGATGGTCATCTTCGTCTTCCTCTCGGTGCCGTCATCGGGCGCGGCGTACCCGCCGTGGCTGATGCCGGAGCCGTTCGCGTGGCTCAACAACGTCGTCGTGGGCAGCGGGATCACCGAGATGCTCAAACGCACGCTCTACGGGGTCGGCCCCGGCTCCAGCCGCGGGCTGGTCATGATGGCCTGCTATGCCGCCATCGGCCTGCTGCTCATGTTCGTCGGCAAACCGTATTGGCAGGCGTTGCGAGTGCGCCGTGTGCTGCGAGGGAAGACCACGATGTTCTCGGATGCGCAGCAGGCGAACCGCGAATTCCTCGCCCGAGAGCGTGACCACATCCTCGCCCGGCACGGTCTCGAGTCCACGGAGACCGGCACGATCTCCTCCATCGACCTCGCCACGGTCAGCGCCCAGGACGAGGCACGACGCAGCTTCGAGGACGAACGCGACTCGAGTTCGGTGCTCTTCGGCGACGACGGCTCGTTCGCCCCGCCCGACCGCGACGACGACCCGCCGCACACCGACCGCCGAGAAGCCTGA